From one Nitrospirota bacterium genomic stretch:
- a CDS encoding HDIG domain-containing metalloprotein, translating to MRDTKNGSPAKSSPAKKSKSIRAAIKEYREQHLKNLSRGYVLLFLSVIAALLIQRSVGFDYFSGNVLLAAVLLLIFYKDIKRYKPAYLSDQKMLILLGLLVTGTLLVSRTSAYILSGLQRGLALPGGDAFVFGVPIAMGAMLVTLIFDFHTAMIFSFVISLLSGVWIDDPLFTVYAFIGSLTAAFSVIRCKKRSALIKAGLYVSAANIVTAAIILLSGGHLLSAGAPAALLFAALSGVVVAAIVTFVLPAIEYFFGVTTDISLIELLDIEQPLMRQLMITAPGTYHHSIIVGNLAESAAEAVGANPLLARVTAYYHDIGKVKMPEYFVENQANSRNKHEKLTPHMSSLILISHVKEGVELAKQYKMPKAVGDIIQQHHGTSLIAYFYQKALEQAQDSLPLQEDYRYPGPKPQTRVAALVMMADAVEAASRSLTEPTPARISALVEKIINNIFLDGQIDECELTLKDISEIKRRFTYVLTSIFHRRIAYPELDVKTAHKMERPPEAGTVKPPADRVPAAPASERTGTPPNGNGNSGKEPAKNGKDIAAEDREGPQERSHLPGA from the coding sequence ATGAGAGATACGAAAAACGGCAGCCCGGCCAAGAGCAGCCCGGCAAAAAAGAGTAAAAGCATCCGGGCGGCGATCAAGGAGTACCGGGAGCAGCACCTGAAGAACCTCTCCCGGGGGTATGTGCTGCTCTTCCTGAGCGTCATCGCCGCGCTCCTGATCCAGAGGAGCGTCGGGTTCGACTATTTCTCGGGGAACGTGCTGCTCGCCGCGGTGCTCCTCCTCATCTTCTACAAGGACATCAAGCGCTATAAGCCCGCGTATCTCAGCGACCAGAAGATGCTGATCCTGCTCGGGCTGCTCGTCACGGGAACGCTCCTCGTCAGCCGGACCTCCGCCTATATTCTTTCAGGGCTGCAGCGGGGGCTCGCTCTCCCGGGCGGCGACGCCTTTGTCTTCGGCGTTCCTATCGCCATGGGCGCCATGCTCGTCACGCTCATCTTCGATTTCCATACCGCCATGATCTTTTCCTTTGTCATCAGCCTGCTCTCGGGCGTATGGATCGACGACCCTCTCTTCACCGTGTATGCGTTCATCGGCAGCCTGACCGCCGCGTTCAGCGTCATCCGCTGCAAAAAGCGTTCGGCGCTCATAAAGGCGGGGCTCTATGTCAGCGCCGCCAACATCGTGACCGCTGCCATTATCCTGCTTTCGGGCGGACATCTCCTTTCCGCCGGTGCGCCGGCAGCCCTGCTCTTCGCTGCGCTGTCGGGCGTCGTTGTCGCGGCTATCGTCACCTTTGTGCTGCCCGCCATCGAGTACTTCTTCGGCGTCACGACGGACATCAGCCTTATCGAGCTGCTCGACATCGAGCAGCCGCTCATGCGCCAGCTCATGATAACGGCGCCGGGCACTTATCACCACAGCATCATCGTCGGCAATCTCGCCGAATCGGCGGCAGAGGCGGTCGGCGCCAATCCGCTGCTCGCGCGGGTGACGGCCTACTATCATGACATCGGCAAGGTCAAGATGCCTGAGTACTTCGTCGAGAACCAGGCGAACTCCCGCAACAAGCACGAGAAACTCACGCCGCACATGAGCAGCCTGATTCTCATCTCCCATGTCAAGGAGGGAGTCGAGCTCGCGAAGCAGTACAAGATGCCGAAGGCGGTCGGGGATATCATTCAGCAGCATCATGGCACGAGCCTGATCGCCTATTTCTACCAGAAGGCGCTCGAGCAGGCGCAGGACAGCCTGCCGCTGCAGGAGGATTACCGGTATCCGGGCCCGAAACCGCAGACCCGCGTGGCGGCCCTCGTCATGATGGCGGATGCCGTCGAAGCGGCATCGCGCTCCCTGACCGAGCCGACGCCGGCGCGCATCTCGGCGCTCGTCGAGAAGATCATCAACAATATCTTTCTCGACGGGCAGATCGACGAGTGCGAGCTGACGCTGAAAGATATCTCGGAGATAAAGCGGCGCTTCACCTATGTCCTGACGAGCATCTTCCACCGGAGGATCGCGTATCCCGAGCTCGATGTGAAGACCGCGCACAAGATGGAGAGGCCTCCTGAAGCGGGTACGGTGAAGCCCCCCGCCGACCGCGTCCCCGCGGCCCCGGCCTCAGAACGTACAGGCACACCACCCAACGGCAATGGAAATAGCGGTAAGGAACCAGCAAAAAACGGTAAGGATATCGCCGCAGAGGATCGCGAAGGTCCTCAGGAGCGCTCTCACCTCCCTGGCGCGTAG
- the ybeY gene encoding rRNA maturation RNase YbeY, protein MDLSSLEISVLMVNDPAMRRLNRTYRGKDRTTDVLSFPQMSYGNEPQPSTLLGDIVISLPQARRQAREYGVSLYEEVSRLLVHGLLHLLGYDHEQSRYQARVMSALEEELLREGREHR, encoded by the coding sequence GTGGACCTCTCCTCTCTCGAGATCAGCGTGCTCATGGTGAATGACCCTGCGATGCGCAGGCTGAACCGTACCTATCGCGGCAAGGACAGGACGACCGACGTGCTCTCCTTTCCCCAGATGAGTTACGGCAATGAGCCGCAACCCTCAACGCTCCTCGGCGATATCGTCATCAGCCTCCCCCAGGCGCGGCGGCAGGCGCGGGAGTATGGCGTGTCCCTCTACGAAGAGGTTTCCCGCCTCCTGGTCCATGGCCTGCTGCACCTGCTGGGGTACGATCATGAGCAGAGCCGCTACCAGGCGCGAGTAATGAGCGCCCTCGAGGAAGAGCTCCTCCGCGAGGGGAGAGAGCACCGTTGA
- a CDS encoding diacylglycerol kinase, which produces MLLRKWIQSANNAIEGILHAARTQRHVRYHLYSASAILLVSYILGLERVDFLIISVAVILVLLAEMLNTAVEYVVDMISPDYSEKARIAKDVAAGAVLITAFGAMVIGYIILFPYINDAFLRGVHIAKHSKQEITVIAVILVLILVIVLKSYFGKGHPLRGGMPSGHSAMAFAVWMAITYNTEDLMASLLSFVLAALIAHSRVSDKAHQAVEVVIGGLLGAGITLVLFLIFY; this is translated from the coding sequence ATGCTCCTGAGAAAATGGATACAGAGCGCCAATAACGCTATCGAGGGGATCCTGCATGCCGCGCGGACCCAGCGCCACGTGCGCTACCATCTCTACTCCGCGTCGGCGATCCTCCTGGTCAGTTATATCCTCGGCCTCGAGCGCGTGGATTTCCTGATCATCTCCGTAGCGGTCATTCTCGTCCTGCTCGCCGAGATGCTCAATACCGCGGTTGAGTACGTGGTGGACATGATATCGCCCGACTACAGCGAAAAGGCGCGGATCGCCAAGGATGTCGCCGCGGGGGCGGTCCTGATCACCGCGTTCGGGGCGATGGTCATCGGGTACATCATCCTCTTCCCGTATATCAACGACGCCTTTCTCCGGGGCGTCCATATCGCCAAGCATTCGAAGCAGGAGATTACCGTCATCGCGGTGATCCTCGTACTGATCCTCGTCATCGTCCTGAAGTCCTATTTCGGCAAGGGACACCCCCTGCGCGGGGGTATGCCGAGCGGCCACTCGGCGATGGCCTTCGCCGTCTGGATGGCGATCACCTACAATACGGAGGACCTCATGGCCTCGCTCCTCTCCTTCGTCCTGGCCGCGCTCATCGCCCACAGCAGGGTATCCGACAAGGCGCACCAGGCCGTCGAGGTGGTGATCGGCGGGCTGCTCGGCGCGGGAATTACCCTCGTACTATTCCTCATCTTCTACTGA